Proteins from one Halovivax limisalsi genomic window:
- a CDS encoding nucleotide sugar dehydrogenase: MTPNAPSDRNDSGAHTDRSDSGTYADRNGPSALYGIDASDDELRAALRDGEVTTSVFGLGKMGLPLAAVVAERTGDVIGVDIDPDVVDRIDDGACPVEGEPGLDSLVASQVRRGRLRATTDGVAAATRASVHVILVPTLVTAANEPDLSALQAAVETIADGLAAGDLVIVESTVPPRVPRDVIEPILLERSGLEPGSFGVAVCPERTSSGTALRDIQGRYPKVVGGIDDESARAAAILYGEVTDGEIDVVGDATTAAAVKVFEGIYRDVNIALANELATTARELGISVREAIATANELPVCDLHDPGPGVGGHCIPNYPHFVRAETETPTPLLATARRVNDRMPVHAVDAFQAGLEADGPSLSEASVGVFGLTYRPGVAELRKAPALDAIAELEARGATVVAIDPLVDAATVEAALESRRSNGDGPATETTIVTDRATVSSLDLDAAMVVTPHDAFDDVAWDRLDLSYLFDGREGLAFESPPSTYDVLGGRTEPADRERASPSGRAERPVEDRAVDDGLSASHE, encoded by the coding sequence ATGACGCCGAACGCACCCTCCGATCGGAACGATTCAGGGGCGCACACCGACCGGAGCGATTCGGGGACGTACGCCGATCGGAACGGACCGAGCGCGCTGTACGGCATCGACGCCTCCGACGACGAACTCCGGGCGGCGCTGCGCGACGGCGAGGTCACCACCTCGGTGTTCGGCCTCGGAAAGATGGGGTTGCCCCTGGCGGCCGTCGTGGCCGAGCGAACCGGCGACGTGATCGGCGTCGACATCGATCCCGACGTGGTCGACCGGATCGACGACGGGGCCTGTCCGGTCGAGGGAGAACCCGGCCTCGACTCGCTCGTGGCGTCGCAGGTTCGACGGGGACGGCTGCGAGCCACGACCGACGGCGTGGCCGCGGCGACGCGTGCGAGCGTGCACGTGATCCTCGTCCCGACGCTCGTGACGGCAGCGAACGAGCCGGACCTCTCCGCGCTCCAGGCGGCCGTCGAGACGATCGCGGACGGCCTCGCCGCGGGCGATCTGGTGATCGTCGAGAGCACCGTCCCGCCGCGCGTTCCGCGCGACGTGATCGAGCCGATCCTCCTCGAACGGTCCGGGCTCGAACCCGGATCGTTCGGCGTCGCCGTCTGTCCGGAACGCACGTCCTCGGGGACGGCGCTCAGGGACATCCAGGGGCGCTACCCGAAGGTTGTCGGCGGGATCGACGACGAGAGCGCGCGAGCGGCGGCGATCCTCTACGGCGAGGTGACCGACGGCGAGATCGACGTGGTCGGCGACGCGACGACGGCGGCGGCCGTCAAGGTCTTCGAAGGGATCTATCGCGACGTCAACATCGCGCTGGCCAACGAGCTGGCGACGACGGCGCGCGAACTCGGGATCTCCGTGCGCGAGGCGATCGCCACGGCGAACGAACTGCCCGTCTGCGATCTCCACGATCCGGGACCGGGCGTCGGCGGCCACTGCATCCCCAATTACCCGCACTTCGTCCGGGCCGAGACCGAAACGCCGACGCCGTTGCTCGCCACGGCCAGGCGGGTCAACGATCGGATGCCCGTCCACGCGGTGGATGCGTTCCAGGCGGGCCTCGAGGCGGACGGGCCCAGCCTCTCGGAGGCGAGCGTCGGCGTCTTCGGGCTGACGTACCGGCCCGGCGTGGCCGAACTGCGAAAGGCGCCGGCGCTCGACGCCATCGCGGAACTCGAAGCCAGGGGCGCGACGGTCGTCGCGATCGATCCCCTGGTCGACGCCGCGACCGTCGAAGCCGCGCTCGAATCCCGACGATCCAACGGTGACGGCCCGGCGACGGAGACGACGATCGTCACCGATCGAGCGACCGTTTCGTCGCTCGACCTCGACGCCGCGATGGTCGTGACGCCCCACGACGCCTTCGACGACGTGGCGTGGGATCGCCTCGACCTGTCGTACCTGTTCGACGGCAGAGAGGGACTCGCGTTCGAATCGCCGCCCTCGACCTACGACGTCCTCGGTGGGCGGACGGAACCAGCCGACCGAGAGCGTGCGTCGCCGTCAGGTCGGGCCGAGCGGCCGGTCGAGGATCGAGCCGTCGACGACGGACTCTCGGCCAGCCACGAGTGA
- a CDS encoding DEAD/DEAH box helicase: protein MTEQPPGDREPSGADGAGRSSESDGSTAGETGLDASDGAEFSLADFHDACQQAGRPVLTADALAQSIDVTHERANEYLDALEARNEVSQLNVRSDPIVWYPTELEDLTERERAVVFPKRREIVLDQPSQFTRAQLTQFAHLTDTNGDGGYRYVVRPEDVWQAPHEDVEGLRRTVRQALGATNEALESWIESQYDRARQFRLYTHEEGYTVLEARSPEIMGNVARQTLDDTHVHAPISETEDWVREGSEAAIKRLLYEAGYPVRDERDLAGGAELDFELDVTLREYQRTWVDRFADEGSGVLVGPPGSGKTIAALGVMERLGGETLILVPSRDLARQWAETIEANTDLDPDQIGQYHGGQKAIRPVTIATYQIAGMDRHRRLFDDREWGLVVFDEVHHVPSDVYRRSTHLQSRYRLGLSASPIREDDRQSEIYSLVGPPIGTDWNALFDAGFVAEPELEIRYVPWTDDEEANAYGSAEGRERYRIAAENPAKIEEIRYLLAAHPDGNVLIFVEYLDQGREIAEALSVPFLSGETPHRRREGLLASFRDGDTPVLVVSRVGDEGIDLPTADLAIVASGLGGSRRQGTQRAGRTMRPAGGSLVYVLATRGTREEEFARRQLQHLGRKGITVREETVDRERDESAAADEGTTS from the coding sequence GTGACGGAGCAACCGCCAGGAGACCGCGAGCCGTCGGGCGCCGACGGGGCTGGGCGTTCGAGCGAATCCGATGGTTCGACGGCCGGCGAGACGGGTCTGGACGCCTCCGACGGAGCCGAGTTCTCGCTCGCCGACTTCCACGACGCCTGTCAGCAGGCCGGCCGGCCGGTCCTCACCGCCGACGCGCTCGCCCAATCGATCGACGTCACGCACGAACGGGCGAACGAGTACCTCGACGCACTCGAAGCGCGGAACGAGGTCTCGCAGCTCAACGTTCGATCGGATCCGATCGTCTGGTACCCGACCGAACTGGAGGACCTGACCGAGCGCGAGCGGGCCGTCGTCTTCCCGAAACGCCGCGAGATCGTCCTCGATCAGCCCTCGCAGTTCACCCGCGCGCAGCTCACCCAGTTCGCACACCTGACCGACACCAACGGCGACGGCGGCTATCGCTACGTCGTCCGGCCGGAGGACGTCTGGCAGGCCCCGCACGAGGACGTCGAGGGACTCCGGCGAACGGTTCGGCAAGCCCTGGGAGCGACGAACGAGGCGCTCGAGTCATGGATCGAGAGCCAGTACGACCGCGCCCGGCAGTTCCGCCTCTACACGCACGAGGAGGGCTACACCGTCCTCGAAGCCCGATCGCCCGAGATCATGGGGAACGTCGCTCGACAGACGCTCGACGACACGCACGTGCACGCCCCCATCTCCGAGACGGAAGACTGGGTCCGCGAGGGGAGCGAGGCGGCCATCAAGCGCCTGCTCTACGAGGCGGGCTACCCCGTTCGTGACGAACGGGATCTCGCGGGCGGGGCCGAACTCGACTTCGAACTCGACGTCACCCTCCGCGAGTATCAGCGGACCTGGGTCGACCGGTTCGCGGACGAGGGCTCGGGCGTCCTCGTCGGCCCACCGGGCAGCGGCAAGACGATCGCCGCGCTGGGCGTGATGGAACGCCTCGGCGGGGAGACGCTGATCCTGGTGCCGAGTCGCGACCTCGCGCGCCAGTGGGCCGAAACGATCGAGGCGAACACGGACCTCGATCCCGACCAGATCGGGCAGTACCACGGCGGGCAGAAGGCGATTCGCCCGGTCACCATCGCGACCTACCAGATCGCCGGCATGGACCGTCACCGGCGCCTGTTCGACGACCGCGAGTGGGGACTGGTCGTCTTCGACGAGGTCCACCACGTCCCGAGCGACGTCTACCGCCGGAGCACGCACCTCCAGTCGCGCTACCGTCTCGGGCTCTCCGCGTCGCCGATCCGGGAGGACGACCGCCAGTCGGAGATCTACTCGCTGGTCGGGCCGCCGATCGGGACCGACTGGAACGCGCTGTTCGACGCCGGGTTCGTGGCCGAACCCGAACTCGAAATCCGCTACGTCCCCTGGACCGACGACGAGGAGGCCAACGCCTACGGATCGGCCGAGGGCCGCGAGCGCTACCGGATCGCCGCGGAGAACCCGGCGAAGATCGAGGAGATCAGGTACCTCCTCGCGGCGCACCCGGACGGCAACGTCCTCATCTTCGTGGAGTACCTCGATCAGGGTCGCGAGATCGCGGAGGCACTCTCTGTCCCGTTTCTCAGCGGCGAGACGCCCCACCGCCGCCGCGAGGGCCTGCTCGCGTCGTTTCGCGACGGCGACACGCCCGTCCTCGTCGTCTCGCGCGTCGGGGACGAAGGGATCGATCTCCCGACGGCGGATCTCGCCATCGTGGCGTCGGGACTCGGCGGCTCACGACGGCAGGGAACCCAGCGAGCGGGCCGGACGATGCGTCCCGCGGGCGGCTCGCTCGTCTACGTCCTGGCCACGCGGGGCACGCGAGAAGAGGAGTTCGCGAGACGACAGCTGCAACACCTCGGTCGAAAAGGCATCACCGTCCGCGAGGAGACCGTCGATCGCGAGCGGGACGAGTCGGCGGCTGCGGACGAGGGAACGACGAGCTGA
- the glmS gene encoding glutamine--fructose-6-phosphate transaminase (isomerizing) — protein sequence MCGIIGRIGRGEAIEPLVTGLENLEYRGYDSAGVAVRNGAGIEIVKRSGTVDTVAEAIDGADLGGSLGIGHTRWSTHGPPTDENAHPHTCATSDVAVVHNGVIENHAALRARLRDAGHEFTSETDTEVVPHLVHEHLDRGLEPEAAFRRAVDELEGSYAIAAICDGATAIYAARQGSPLVVGYAGDGYFLASDVPAFLEYTDTVTYLEDGDVAVLRPDGVRITDRTGTPARRDRQTVDWNAGEAGKGDFDHYMLKEITEQPTSLAQAIEGRYDADTGRIALEDLDSFADVERVVLVACGTSYHAAKYGTVALRRSGVDATAILANECSLAAPPIDEETLVIAVTQSGETADTLAAVDWAKRHGARTLALTNVVGSSAARETDQQLFIRAGPEIGVAATKTFSSQAVLLSLLAHRIAVDSTGTSGLAHEELCRELERLPDHVSSIVDESTAASIATRYHGRDAYFFIGRGYGYPVAKEGALKFKEITYEHAEGFASGELKHGPLALVTPETPVYAIFTGEEDGVTRTNAAEATTRGAPVVAICPPGHDAIELADAHLAIPDVHPILSGLLATIQLQLVSYHAASLLDREIDKPRNLAKSVTVE from the coding sequence ATGTGCGGCATCATCGGTCGCATCGGGCGCGGCGAAGCGATCGAACCGCTCGTGACCGGCCTCGAGAACCTGGAGTATCGGGGCTACGACTCCGCGGGCGTCGCCGTTCGGAACGGCGCCGGCATCGAGATCGTCAAGCGTTCGGGGACGGTCGACACCGTGGCGGAGGCGATCGACGGCGCCGATCTGGGAGGATCGCTGGGCATCGGTCACACTCGGTGGAGCACGCACGGGCCGCCCACGGACGAGAACGCGCATCCACACACCTGTGCGACCAGCGACGTGGCGGTGGTCCACAACGGCGTCATCGAGAACCACGCCGCACTCAGGGCTCGCCTCCGCGACGCCGGGCACGAATTCACGAGCGAGACGGATACGGAGGTCGTCCCGCACCTCGTTCACGAGCACCTGGACCGCGGACTCGAGCCCGAAGCCGCCTTCAGGCGCGCCGTCGACGAACTCGAGGGGAGCTACGCTATCGCTGCGATCTGCGACGGCGCGACGGCGATCTACGCGGCGCGGCAGGGCTCACCGCTCGTCGTCGGATACGCCGGTGACGGCTACTTCCTCGCGAGCGACGTCCCCGCGTTCCTCGAATACACCGATACGGTCACGTACCTCGAGGACGGGGACGTGGCCGTCCTTCGGCCGGACGGCGTTCGGATCACGGATCGAACGGGGACGCCCGCGCGTCGAGACCGGCAGACGGTCGACTGGAACGCCGGTGAGGCCGGAAAGGGCGACTTCGACCACTACATGTTAAAGGAGATCACGGAGCAGCCGACCTCCCTCGCCCAGGCGATCGAGGGCCGGTACGACGCGGACACGGGCCGGATCGCGCTCGAGGACCTCGACTCGTTCGCGGACGTCGAACGCGTGGTCCTCGTCGCGTGCGGCACGTCGTACCACGCGGCCAAGTACGGCACCGTGGCGCTCCGTCGGTCCGGGGTCGACGCGACGGCGATCCTCGCGAACGAGTGCAGCCTGGCGGCGCCGCCGATCGACGAGGAGACGCTGGTGATCGCCGTCACGCAAAGCGGCGAGACGGCCGACACGCTGGCCGCCGTCGACTGGGCGAAGCGACACGGCGCCCGGACGCTCGCCCTGACGAACGTCGTCGGTTCCAGCGCCGCCAGGGAGACGGACCAGCAACTGTTCATCCGAGCTGGCCCGGAGATCGGCGTCGCGGCGACGAAGACCTTCTCCTCGCAGGCCGTTTTGCTCTCGCTGCTGGCCCACCGCATCGCCGTCGACTCGACCGGCACGTCCGGCCTGGCTCACGAGGAACTCTGCCGCGAGCTAGAGCGCCTTCCCGATCACGTCTCGTCGATCGTCGACGAGAGCACCGCCGCTTCGATCGCCACTCGGTACCACGGCCGCGACGCCTACTTCTTCATCGGCCGCGGCTACGGCTATCCGGTCGCGAAGGAGGGTGCGCTCAAGTTCAAAGAGATCACCTACGAGCACGCGGAAGGGTTCGCCTCCGGCGAACTCAAACACGGTCCGCTCGCGCTCGTCACGCCCGAGACGCCCGTCTACGCCATCTTCACGGGCGAGGAGGACGGCGTCACGCGGACCAACGCGGCGGAGGCGACGACCCGCGGTGCGCCCGTCGTCGCGATCTGTCCGCCAGGCCACGACGCGATCGAGCTGGCAGACGCACATCTGGCGATTCCCGACGTCCACCCGATCCTCTCGGGACTCCTCGCGACGATCCAGCTCCAGCTCGTCTCGTACCACGCCGCTTCGCTGCTGGACCGAGAGATCGACAAGCCGCGAAACCTCGCGAAGAGCGTCACCGTCGAGTGA
- a CDS encoding polysaccharide deacetylase family protein, with the protein MGSVVVSLDAELGWGFHDIETPPRERLERARWGWRETLALLDEYDVPATWGVVGHLMLETCDGRHESHPTAPDWFARERADWADRPDRRFGPELVSAVVDSPVDHEIACHSFSHVRFGDPTTSAELARAECERAIEVADERGLSLESFIFPRNEVGHRDVLAASGFLAYRSREPAPEGAVRVLGDVVRSPSLLVTPRIDDVGLVDVPPSLFAFGFEGRLRRLGSALRLDPIVVLARRGIDQAAAGDGIFHLWFHPNNVTTREDVTRLRRILSYVDRVRSRTDLQTETMASVARRTLSSAPTGEARAPSPADQRPLATD; encoded by the coding sequence GTGGGTAGCGTCGTCGTCTCCCTCGACGCCGAACTCGGCTGGGGGTTTCACGACATCGAAACGCCCCCGCGCGAGCGCCTCGAACGCGCCCGGTGGGGATGGCGCGAGACGCTCGCCCTCCTCGACGAGTACGACGTCCCGGCCACCTGGGGGGTCGTCGGCCACCTCATGCTCGAGACCTGCGACGGTCGCCACGAATCACACCCGACGGCGCCCGACTGGTTCGCCCGCGAGCGAGCCGACTGGGCGGATCGGCCGGATCGACGGTTCGGGCCGGAGCTCGTCTCGGCCGTCGTCGACTCGCCGGTCGACCACGAGATCGCCTGTCACTCGTTCTCCCACGTGCGCTTCGGCGATCCGACGACGTCGGCTGAACTGGCCCGCGCCGAGTGCGAGCGCGCGATCGAGGTCGCCGACGAGCGGGGCCTCTCGCTCGAGTCGTTCATCTTTCCGCGAAACGAGGTCGGCCACCGCGACGTCCTCGCCGCGTCGGGCTTTCTCGCCTACCGCTCCAGAGAACCCGCTCCTGAAGGGGCGGTGCGGGTTCTCGGGGACGTCGTGCGATCGCCGTCGCTGCTCGTCACGCCCCGGATCGACGACGTCGGCCTGGTCGACGTCCCGCCGTCGCTCTTCGCGTTCGGGTTCGAGGGCCGGTTGCGCCGGCTCGGGTCGGCGCTGCGACTCGACCCGATCGTCGTCCTCGCGCGTCGCGGGATCGACCAGGCTGCCGCTGGCGACGGCATCTTTCACCTCTGGTTCCATCCGAACAACGTCACGACCCGCGAGGACGTGACGCGACTCCGGCGGATCCTGTCGTACGTCGACCGCGTGCGAAGTCGAACCGATCTGCAGACGGAGACCATGGCGTCGGTAGCTCGTCGAACCCTCTCGTCGGCGCCGACGGGGGAGGCCCGGGCACCTTCGCCCGCAGACCAACGTCCGCTCGCGACCGACTGA
- a CDS encoding transcription initiation factor IIB, whose translation MTRTVTNNLSEETTTGEGQCPDCETDTVVHDPDRRELVCDECGLVLSDEPIDYGPEWRAFDAREHEQLSRVGAPLTQSMHDRGLTTTIDWRNRDANGHSMDAAKHGQIHRLRVWQERIRTKNAGERNLKYALSEIDRMVSALGVPNPVKETASVIYRQALDRDLIRGRSIEGVATSALYIACRKDGIPRSLEELTAVSRVEQREIGRTYRYIADELDINLEPTNPRQFVPRFCSDLDVSSDVESRAVEIIDETTDLGLHSGKSPTGFAAAAIYAAGLLCEETIPQRAVAETAQTTVVTVRNRYREQLEAIDESAAV comes from the coding sequence ATGACACGGACCGTAACGAACAACCTTTCGGAGGAAACGACGACCGGGGAGGGACAGTGTCCGGACTGCGAAACCGACACGGTCGTCCACGATCCGGATCGGCGCGAACTGGTCTGTGACGAGTGCGGGCTCGTCCTCTCCGACGAACCGATCGATTACGGCCCGGAGTGGCGAGCCTTCGACGCGCGCGAACACGAACAGCTGTCGCGGGTCGGCGCCCCGCTCACGCAGTCGATGCACGACCGCGGGCTGACGACGACGATCGACTGGCGCAACCGCGACGCGAACGGGCACTCGATGGACGCCGCCAAGCACGGGCAGATTCACCGCCTCCGGGTCTGGCAGGAGCGAATTCGAACGAAAAACGCCGGCGAACGCAACCTGAAGTACGCCCTGAGCGAGATCGACCGGATGGTGAGCGCGCTCGGCGTCCCGAACCCCGTCAAGGAGACCGCGAGCGTGATCTACCGCCAGGCGCTCGATCGCGACCTCATCCGCGGCCGGTCGATCGAGGGCGTCGCCACGAGCGCCCTCTACATCGCGTGTCGAAAGGACGGGATTCCCCGCAGCCTCGAGGAACTGACGGCGGTCTCGCGCGTCGAACAGCGCGAGATCGGGCGAACCTACCGCTACATCGCCGACGAACTCGACATCAACCTCGAGCCGACGAATCCCCGACAGTTCGTCCCGCGGTTCTGTTCGGATCTCGACGTCAGCAGCGACGTCGAATCCAGAGCGGTCGAGATCATCGACGAGACGACGGATCTCGGACTCCACTCGGGGAAGTCGCCGACCGGGTTCGCCGCCGCCGCGATCTACGCCGCCGGCCTGCTCTGCGAAGAGACGATTCCGCAGCGTGCGGTTGCCGAGACGGCCCAGACCACCGTCGTTACGGTTCGAAACCGCTACCGCGAGCAGCTCGAGGCCATCGACGAGTCGGCCGCGGTGTAG
- a CDS encoding DUF7563 family protein encodes MPTNHGAKWTPLETETETQSSAPRCVNCNNRVTRQFARVFGDNRDVVHACPECSTYREMKTADFIPEAHR; translated from the coding sequence ATGCCGACGAATCACGGCGCGAAGTGGACCCCGCTCGAGACGGAGACCGAAACGCAGTCCTCGGCCCCCCGGTGTGTCAACTGTAACAACCGCGTCACGCGACAGTTCGCGCGCGTCTTCGGAGACAATCGCGACGTCGTGCACGCCTGTCCGGAGTGCTCGACCTACCGGGAGATGAAGACGGCCGACTTCATCCCGGAAGCTCACCGGTAG
- a CDS encoding DUF7344 domain-containing protein: MASVDTSLPEEITSVTEDDGADGLSKDVIFELLKNRRRREVLQYLLEAEETVTLGELAEQIAAWENDTTVAALNSDQRKRVYVALYQTHLPKMDDAGIIDYDQDRGLIELADNADLLVMYLDTDTHHTDRWDRWYVAVSLASLALIGAGAVGAGPLDSVSMSILAAIVVCSFVLLSAAHVVVNYRRKLAVDGKLSRIE; this comes from the coding sequence ATGGCGTCCGTCGATACGTCCCTGCCCGAAGAGATCACGTCGGTCACCGAGGACGACGGAGCCGACGGTCTCTCGAAAGACGTCATCTTCGAACTGCTGAAGAACCGGCGGCGTCGGGAGGTGTTGCAGTACCTGCTGGAGGCCGAGGAGACGGTGACGCTCGGCGAGCTGGCCGAGCAGATCGCGGCCTGGGAGAACGATACGACGGTCGCGGCGTTAAACTCCGACCAACGAAAGCGCGTCTACGTCGCCCTCTACCAGACGCACTTGCCGAAGATGGACGACGCCGGAATCATCGACTACGACCAGGATCGAGGGCTGATCGAGCTCGCCGACAACGCCGACCTGCTGGTGATGTACCTCGACACGGACACCCACCACACGGATCGGTGGGACCGGTGGTACGTCGCCGTGAGCCTCGCCAGCCTGGCGCTGATCGGCGCCGGCGCCGTCGGCGCGGGCCCCCTCGACTCCGTCTCGATGTCGATCCTCGCCGCGATCGTCGTCTGTTCGTTCGTCCTCCTGAGCGCCGCCCACGTCGTCGTCAATTACCGTCGCAAGCTGGCCGTCGACGGCAAACTCTCGCGAATCGAGTGA
- a CDS encoding alkaline phosphatase family protein — translation MPTTQTGADRAFVLGLDGVPWRFVERWSEAGHLPNFARLRERGASGPLESTHPPTTPLAWPSIATGVWPDKHGIYGFQKLSSSYTHRMYTSRDCRQPPIWRSLSPAIVGNVPLSYPPAEIDGAVVSGMMAPSTDRTYTEPPELATEIDERIPDYRISLEYPDYADDRDAFETAVEDVMDDRRELLDLLCNRVEDWRLCFFVFTAPDRFQHLVWDEDRLLDHYRRLDEVVGEAMDRAAAANATLYVVSDHGFGPIHTLVYVNHLLEREGLLTRRDDEGTRGVLSTLGITRDSVTSVLETLGISEERLATALPRDLVDSVAEQLPGDHALYDVDYERTKAFVHNAGTVYINDVERFESGIVEPRDVPAVKESVRRTFEAVTDPETDERVLRVFDGDDLFPTDDASPDLVVNGRDGYESRPTITDEPFGEPGDTAASHRSTGIMLCSGPGIEAGATLRGARVVDVAPTLLHGLGEPVPDNVDGRVLFDAFDPDSRPATTKVRRQDIRATVTDEPVDDDFDAVERRLKGLGYME, via the coding sequence ATGCCTACAACACAGACCGGAGCCGATCGAGCGTTCGTCCTCGGGCTCGACGGCGTCCCGTGGCGGTTCGTCGAACGGTGGAGTGAGGCCGGCCACCTCCCGAACTTCGCGCGGTTGCGCGAACGGGGCGCGTCGGGGCCGCTCGAGAGCACGCACCCGCCGACGACGCCGCTCGCGTGGCCGTCGATCGCCACCGGCGTCTGGCCCGACAAACACGGCATCTACGGCTTTCAGAAGCTCTCGAGTAGCTACACCCATCGGATGTACACCAGCCGCGACTGTCGGCAGCCGCCGATCTGGCGCTCGCTCTCGCCGGCGATCGTCGGGAACGTCCCGCTGAGTTACCCGCCCGCCGAGATCGACGGCGCCGTCGTCTCGGGAATGATGGCGCCCTCGACCGATCGAACGTACACCGAGCCGCCCGAGCTCGCGACCGAGATCGACGAGCGCATCCCCGATTACCGGATCTCGCTCGAGTATCCGGACTACGCGGACGACCGCGACGCCTTCGAGACGGCCGTCGAGGACGTGATGGACGATCGTCGCGAACTGCTCGATCTCCTCTGCAACCGGGTCGAGGACTGGCGGCTCTGTTTTTTCGTCTTCACCGCCCCCGATCGCTTCCAGCATCTCGTCTGGGACGAGGATCGGCTCCTCGATCACTATCGCCGCCTCGACGAGGTCGTCGGCGAGGCGATGGATCGCGCGGCCGCGGCGAACGCGACCCTCTACGTCGTCTCCGATCACGGGTTCGGGCCGATTCACACGCTCGTCTACGTCAACCACCTGCTGGAGCGCGAGGGACTACTCACTCGGCGCGATGACGAGGGCACCCGCGGCGTCCTCTCGACGCTCGGCATCACCCGCGATAGCGTCACGTCGGTGCTCGAGACGCTCGGCATTTCCGAGGAACGGCTCGCGACCGCGTTACCGCGCGACCTCGTCGACTCCGTGGCCGAGCAACTGCCCGGCGACCACGCGCTCTACGACGTCGATTACGAGCGGACGAAGGCGTTCGTCCACAACGCGGGTACGGTCTACATTAACGACGTCGAACGCTTCGAATCGGGCATCGTCGAGCCGCGCGACGTCCCGGCGGTCAAAGAATCCGTCAGGCGAACGTTCGAAGCGGTGACCGACCCGGAGACCGACGAGCGGGTGCTTCGCGTCTTCGACGGCGACGACCTCTTCCCGACCGACGACGCGTCGCCCGACCTCGTCGTCAACGGTCGCGACGGCTACGAGAGCCGACCCACGATCACCGACGAACCGTTCGGGGAGCCCGGCGACACCGCGGCGAGTCATCGATCGACCGGGATCATGCTCTGTTCCGGTCCGGGGATCGAGGCGGGAGCGACCCTGCGCGGGGCGCGAGTCGTCGACGTCGCCCCCACGCTCTTGCACGGACTCGGCGAACCGGTCCCCGACAACGTCGACGGCCGGGTGCTCTTCGACGCGTTCGACCCCGACTCCCGACCGGCGACGACCAAAGTACGACGCCAGGACATCCGCGCGACGGTGACCGACGAACCGGTCGACGACGATTTCGACGCCGTCGAGCGACGGCTCAAAGGGCTCGGCTACATGGAGTAG
- a CDS encoding glycosyltransferase: protein MGVLALTSNRAAPFFAQQVEALETAGVETRVCSVPGDPSSPSGRSPLDYVRFLARVRDAIDESIDLVHAHYGLLAPAAFVQRRLPVVLSLWGSDLYNPAVAPISRLAARASAETIVMSREMARLVGTDCHVIPDGVDMDLFRPMDRERARRALGWVGDGFDVLFPYAKTRSVKDYPRAKSVVDALDPEFDRPLRLRTVSGVAHDRIPLYMNAADSLLLTSRHEGSPNAVKEAMACNLPVVATAVGDVPERLDGVEPSAVCRTDRELRDGLRRVLGHGGRSNGRETVEPVRLERTTAAVREVYDRALDRADGPSSRPPRTVPIDDR, encoded by the coding sequence ATCGGCGTCCTCGCCCTGACCTCGAACCGAGCGGCGCCGTTTTTCGCCCAGCAGGTCGAGGCGCTCGAAACGGCCGGCGTCGAGACGAGGGTGTGTAGCGTCCCCGGCGATCCGTCGTCGCCGTCGGGTCGAAGCCCGCTCGACTACGTTCGGTTCCTCGCCCGGGTTCGGGACGCGATCGACGAATCGATCGATCTCGTTCACGCCCACTACGGTCTCCTCGCCCCCGCCGCGTTCGTCCAGCGACGCCTGCCGGTCGTCCTCTCCCTGTGGGGGTCTGACCTGTACAATCCGGCGGTCGCCCCGATCAGCAGGCTCGCCGCTCGCGCCAGCGCCGAGACGATCGTCATGTCGCGGGAGATGGCGCGGCTGGTGGGGACCGATTGTCACGTCATTCCCGACGGCGTGGACATGGATCTGTTTCGCCCGATGGACCGCGAGCGAGCGCGGCGCGCACTCGGCTGGGTCGGAGACGGATTCGACGTCCTCTTCCCGTACGCGAAGACCCGATCGGTGAAGGACTATCCGCGCGCGAAATCGGTCGTCGACGCGCTCGATCCGGAGTTCGACCGACCGCTCAGACTGCGGACCGTCTCCGGCGTCGCACACGACCGGATCCCGCTGTACATGAACGCGGCCGACTCGCTCCTGCTGACGTCTCGACACGAGGGCTCTCCCAACGCCGTCAAGGAAGCGATGGCCTGTAACCTGCCGGTCGTCGCGACCGCGGTCGGCGACGTGCCCGAGCGCCTCGACGGTGTCGAGCCGAGCGCGGTCTGTCGGACCGACCGGGAGTTGCGCGACGGACTGCGGCGCGTATTGGGCCACGGCGGCCGCTCGAACGGGCGCGAGACGGTCGAACCGGTACGACTCGAACGGACGACCGCGGCCGTCCGGGAGGTGTACGATCGCGCGCTCGACCGCGCGGACGGACCGTCCAGCCGTCCGCCGAGGACGGTCCCGATCGACGATCGGTGA